The genome window TTtctttagaaaatgtaaaaaaaggcTTGCATTGCCATGTTCAGCCAAGTAAGCGTAATAAGCATGAATGTTTGAGGTTAAGAATACATCAAAGTTATTTTTGGTTTTATAAATAATGAATACAAGAAGTCATGGCTTATCTGTTGAAACACAGAGGACACATTTTTATGTAATGGGATACAGAATGCCAGCCGTTAATCCATTCTGAATAGATCATGACAGGGAAAACATATCGCTAGGACCATTAACTATCCAAACCATCCCCAGACCGGGCCCACATGACAGCTGTTTACTTTGGAAGGTGGCAGTGCAATCTCTCAGGAACCTTCATCACCCTAAACCCCCTGGGCTCCAAAACTGACAACTCCACAATAAGCTCATTTTTAATGGCAGAAGTTATAAGAAGATAAATAGCAGAACTGTTTTAACataatgcataaaatgatcatTCGATTATTTTGGGAGATTAAATGtgtgaatgcaataaaatatgcTGACAGGTGGCTTTGGAGCCATACTGTACATCTCATAATAGGCACATATCCAATAAGTGTGATGGCATTAAGATTgcattaattaaatacattacgcATTAGATTTAATAGCTTTAAACGTTGGAAAGGAGCCACGTTGACATGTGGGAAATCTGTGCAAATAGGATAATAAGAAAGTGTTTTTCTCGCATTTATCCTTTTCAAAatcgtttttttatatttcttgatAAAAGTAAACATTGTGACCAAACCATTTATAATTCTTAGCTACTACACCGTACCactttaaaaagcaaatgtaAGTTCACAACACAACGAAAATAGGCCACAAAACAATGAAATAAAGCCACAACACAACGAAATAAAGCCACAACACAACAAaataaagccacaacactatgtAATAAAGCCACAACACAGCGAAATGAAGCCACAACACAACAAAATAAAGCCACAACACAGCGACatgaagccacaacactatgTTATAAAGCTACAACACAATGAAATAAAGCcacaacacaaaaaaaaaagcCACAACACAGCGAAatgaagccacaacactatgTTATAAAGCCACAACACAGCGAAATGAAGCCACAACACAACAAAATAAAGCCACAACACAGCGAAatgaagccacaacactatgTAATAAAGCCACAACACAACGAAATAAAGCCACAACACAACAAAATAAAGCCACAACACAGCGAAatgaagccacaacactatgTAATAAAGCCACAACACAGCGAAATGAAGCCACAACACAGTGAaataaagccacaacactatgtAATAAAGCCAGAACACAACAAAATAAAGCCACAACACAGTGAAATGAAGCCACAACACAACAAAATAAAGCCACAACACAATGTAATAAAGCCACAACACAGTGAAATAAAGCCACAACACAACATAATAAAGCCACAACACAATGTAATAAAGCCACAACACAGTGAAATAAAGCCACAACACAACATAATAAAGCCACAACACAGCGAAATGAAGCCACAACACAACAAAATAAAGCCACAACACAACGAAATAAAGCCACAACATAATAAAGCCACAACACAACAGAAAACGCCACAATACAACGGAAATGCTCCGGACCACAAGGGGGCACTTTGACATTTTCTTTGTCCCTGTACAGCACATTTTACTTTCTATCCCATGACATATTTTTCTTTCTCCAAGAAAGAAAGGTCTTAGTTTGATCTTTTTCCATAGTATAGTCTCAAATAAATAGCATAGTCCTTCAatgtttaaatggttaaacGGGAGTCAATAGCGGAGTGCTGTGATAAAATTCACATAAGGTAAAACGATAGAATCACGCACATCCAAGTTAAATGCGGGTGCAGGATCAAATCAATGAATAAGTAACAAAAGAGAAGGAACCGCACACCAAAAAGCTCCCTTTCATAAATTTATTAGGAGTGACGTTTCGGGTCTCTACAACCCTTCCTCAGACTACCCGGAAGTTAACACAGTTGCCTATTTATATATAGTCAATGTGTCATGTGATTACACCACACTCACATAACACAAATACACCAAAATTCATcatttacaaaaacatatacaaaaaatatataaatatgtaaatatatataaatataaacatataaatatatatacaccaTACAATTTTACATATCCCTAAAACGTATACCATaccattaaacaaaaaaaattgtatggtatacgttttttttaatggtatgGTATACGTTTTAGGGATATGTAAAATTGTAtggtgtatatatatttatatatttatatatatatatttacatatttatatatattttttatatgtttttgtaaatgatgaatctaatctacacagatgcaacagttatttttgcaaatcataaattgttacacaaaaaaaatattaatacacgagataaggggaatcatagtggtgagcattgtggtgatagtttttatttattgtgtggctgcgttaaaaaattctcatgcaaataacgattaaaatattttcataagttaataataataagtttgttgtgtggctgtattacgtttattttatgtaaataataattaaaatgttttcataagaaaccttaatgtatatgaacttgatttgtaagagcactttggggttggactgcttgcatttcttgggtccgattttaaagcccccaaaccctttcagcggtgagggtggacgcagcgatgtcctctgctgccgtcaggtcctgaggcagatccacctcccgttacacggcgtgcccgatttatgctggcaagcttgggattcccccgtctcctgacatcattgtagcgcttggcgcaacgatatgccagctgatgagacaattgtgtctatttcctctcacgcctgtttaacctacgctgatttgggcggatttctcctatccccatacaaaacaacttctctgtctttgactgctcttacaagaacgttggtctcctcggctgtgaaccgctcctggcgtgcgcctggtaaatccgtcataataatagcaacccgccatggaacttgagcccttgcgtttaaagggaatgttggatagcgttctgattggtttatttgacgttacgcccaaaccacacctatgaataatgaacctacttcagaccaaccccttattgatttgcgcccggcgcaagagttatttctcacgccgggaaaatagcaacagcgcccaagatccgcccacaaactcacttgcgcgttgcgcttcgcacttgcgtttcagatcgttataatagggcccataatgtgttaaaattacacaatgtgttaaaagcttaactcacaatcagaggcgtcatgcccattcaaactgagggggcacgtgcccccctggtttttttttttagtcaaatggattttgcatgcaacctcaaaatcaaagaagcgtccattaatctgttatttgtcttttaatctgtctAATATGCACAATGTTGCTGCTGCACtttgctatctgaggaattaaaacgtgtaagaaacgctcacaacatttccaaaccccagtacggtaatgtgcatttaacctcctctgtgtagaaaatgtatggtttaaaatgtgaccgtcttgacgttatattagtagatttctagattcatcttcttggtacaacgccaaagttcgccagagttcacggggtcgtgggatcacacatgctcacatatgaggtaaaatttgatgcaataatgcattcctctaataattttatctacaaatcattattgaacattaaaatcaatcacgtggctatagcttatgtcatattcgttgtttatatacttctaaatggatttaaaattacattaattttataggatGATGCAGTTGctttgcaaaatgcattaatgacacaattaaagaagtaatttaataaaacttaaataaataaaacatgccgtttcagatgtaaataagataccaatatgtcattattccgattaaatagtatttgatatgaaagttagtcaacacttttattttggaggtttttgtaTGAAAGCAGCGgtgttcagattgttagaaatctAAGATGCCATGGAAACGACAAAAAGCAAAGAAAGCTCTATATtttgtttgatgtctgtgtatgcacaaatttctgtgagttGTACGCACTGTTCCCCCTTCAAAAataaaattggtgcatgacgcccatGCACACAATGATGTGGAAAAAGTCCATTTCCGTTGTGTTGTGGCTTTATTTAATTGTGTTGTGGCTTTGATTCATTGTGTTTTGGCTTTATTTCGTTGTGTTGTGGCTTTATTTCGTGTTGCTGTGGCTTAATTTCGTTGTGTTGTGGCTTTATTTCGTTGTGTTGTGCCTTAATTTTGTTGAGAATTTtagtttgcttttaaattcCGCTGTGTTGTGCATATTGGGCCACCGTAACTTTGTCATTAAAACAATGAAACtatgttttatttagaaaatgaaaatcCAATTGCAATGGCGCAATACTATATGCCAGTGTTTGCCAGGGCATTGCTATGTGTTTGGCAAGGCCCTCGGTACATTGGGTACTCTTGGTGGTTGTTATTTTGAAGAAAGAATGTTTGGTTAATTGCTGATGGCACAAACAAACGGCTCATGTATccttaaaaacaaaatgttttttgatcTTCCAAGTATAAATCATAACTTTAATTGTAGTTTAAGAGTAATAGCATGCCACAGAATTTGAGGCATCCCTGATATTTACAAGGCAAACCTTTGTCCAAAAAAATTTACGTAAGTCTCAGCTGTGTTTggctattattttaaaatgcaaaattgcttgctgtcAGTGATGTGTGCAATAGCAAGCTGATGTCCTGTTATGCATCTTTGTTTCAGTGTGACGATTATCAGCAGGGTGTGTTGACTGGCGATCTTTGCGAAGACCTCTGTGTGGCCGGACATGTGGAATACAAACGGTGCCTTTATTATGAGAACGGCAAAAAGGTCATGTCCGCCAACTGGCGCGGCGTGCCTGTCGTTCTCAAGTCTAAGCTGGAAAACTTCTCCTCCTATGAGGCTTTAGCTCTGCTAGAGTACCAGGATGCGGCGGGGGGAACGGGAGTCGAAGAAGAGCTCTCACCTCTGGATGTCGTCTTTTATGCCACCCTGGAGATCAAGAACTCTCTGGGCCTGGAGACAGAAACGAACATGACTCTGCCCCGGCTGTGGGGCCAGAGGCTAAAGGAGAAAGAGCGGACTTACTCACGAGCTGAGCTGGCCTCGCTCTGGGCTCTTCTTCAACAAGAGGAGTATATTTTTCTTAGAGTACTGCAAGATTTAACCCACCATGTGGCTAAGATCTTGGGGTCTTGCGGTCACTTTTATGCAGTGGAGTTTTTGGCTGCGGGACACGCGTGGGACCAACACATCTTCTCTTTGGAGGAGTTGTCACTCAGCCCTTCACCGAGCCCCTGGAGCGGAGGGGAGAGGATGTTAACAGCAAGAGATATGGTGCCCCGGGTAGCACTAAGCTTTCTGGAGATGGTGGAGCATTTTGAAAACGATTTTACCCACCGCTTACATCTCTGCGACATCAAGCCGGAAAACTTTGCTATCAGGAAGGACCTGACTGTGAGTTAACACAAATTTAAAAGAGGAGCATTTATTACAGTGTGGCTGTCATTGTTAAACTAAACTAAGGTTGCTTTCATTAGagttgatattttttttatatttaaaataaaacttgtaTTTAAACAACCCCAAGGATGCAAATAATATTAGACTGGTCAATATTAGTAGATTATAATCATAAGCTTATAATTATTTTCTCACCGTTTGGTAAATTGTCACTTTACCGACATTTTCTACAATAATTATTGTACGGTATTAAGAcaattaattattacatttaaaacaaagcaTTAAAGTAAAACAGATTGCATTAATCAAGTGCCCAAATTCTAACTAATTATCATGAATACAGTATATAACAGTTTATATGTCCTCAAAATTAACATTGATTGCATCAAACACAGGAcaaatattataattattattatattataagaATTAAGGAGTTTAGATGCAAATGCCGCTAAACGTCACCTCCATcgaaaatgagataatgaaatTAACCCAATGCTTATaagttcatcaaatactttcgctttaAATCAGACATAAAGAGTCTGATCAAAAATGCTCAttcacaagaaaacatgtcagacgcacttagagggttttgcattttATCTCTTCAATTATATTcttaacttttgtttaaaaattagaGCAGTATTTAGAGACGGGAGATGTCATGTAGTCTGTCATGTTTCAGTAAAGCTATAAAACGGCTCattcagcatttttgtcaaatcaaatatatttttatgttactttaacttaaaaaaatacgttaaacaatttcaacttgattttataagccaaagcttaaaatagtaggttgaattgatttgcaaaaccaagttgttttaacttctgctgcatatttttttaacaatgtgcGGGTTTAActctgcaatgtttttttttactataaacATCTGCCATCGAGCAGCTGCTATTTATGCATCGTATCATGCTTGTGTTTGATACCCATCTATCTCCGCAACTTGAGATGTTCAGCACGCCATTTTGCAATACAATGCATGGTAatatttaaagcattttttgcAGAAATGTTCTGCAGGGGCATTTAGTTTGATAAATGTTAATTTAGTGCACAATTTTCAGTAATATTCTAATAAAATTAAGAGCTCAGAGCTTTGCCAAATCTTTGGTGGTTCTTATTAGTTTAAAGAGAGGCTTTACTAGGAGTTTATAGAGGTTATACAGTATGGTGTAACAAACATATACACAGGAAATTAAAAGTCTATGTTAACTTAAAAAATCTGagttttaaaatcaaacttattacaaagaaatttaaacaaagaaatgttaTGACTTTTGAAACATTCTTTATGGAAAACTGTGAAAAGCATGCTTTCAGACATTCTTTGGAAGAATCATAACATAtagtatatatataatataattcaACGGACCCGTATAAATACATATAACATAttattatatgtatttataCTACGGGTCCGTTGAATGCTTGAATCTGACTGATGAACGTTCTGAGgtgtgcaattattttctgGGAAATGCACAGCAAACATAGTTCCAGGCAGCTCTCTTGCCCGTGTAACAGTTCACTTCGCATAGTTAACTGTAATAACagactaacaaaaacaacatgacttgatttgatgatgatgattttcCAATGCAATAACAACGCTGTTTGGAGATGCACAGAGGTAGCTTCATTCACACAATCTCGCGCTtgcttgctctctctctctttctttctctctctctgtcgcGGAAGAAATAGCCCTACTCACAATAGCGGATgaatccctttaaatatatcatgtgATCAATGTCTTAAGGTGTGGTAACCAtagtataagcagaataatttaccacaggccgttgaattattgaaaaataatgcacaccgaGACGGCATCACCACCTCGGGTGTgaattatttttctaataattcaacggcTCGTCGTCAATAATTCCTTACgtatgtatgtgtataaaaaatctgtttgtatatatatatatttatatatacaaaaattgTGAGAggtgcaaaacaaaacaacaaatcctAAATCAAAGCaacaaaacaaactaaaattttaaaacaaaataccAAGTCAAAAAACAATGACAACAAATACAACAACAAAACTTGTGGATTTTTTTCTACATGAACTGCAGAATGATGCCAAATTTGAACCCACAGTAAGGCCAATACATACTGTATTTATGTGTACACTGTGTTACAAAATTTCTTGATTGACAAAGCTGTCGTCCAATCAGAAGTAACTATTCTGTTTGCACAATGAATACAGTGTATATACCTTTTCCGGTTAAGTGATTAGTCATTGTGTTTTCAAACTTAATTTGTTTTCGGACTTGTTGTTTGTCGTTGGAtttattgttgtattttttgACCTTCCATTTTGTTTCTAGATTTGCCTTTgtgtattaaaatttttttgaatttgtgttttgttttgcacTTATTGGCCACCGTTTATATGTGACCCAATCTGTAAAATCCAAAGATTTTCCATAagatcatcctacataatgtaaagattcTGTGAtgatataaccttgatatcttaaatattgactgagtaagatcatgtcagaGATTAAAATCAATGGGAAATCCAACTATCCTCCTAATCTCAAAATCAGGGTCACATACATTAATAAAAATGCACacgtatacatttttatatgaatgcattttgtgatttGTGGTTTAGGTGGTGGCAATAGATGTGGACATGGCTTTTTTCGAGCCTAAAATGCAAGACATACTTGAGCAGAACTGCACCAGTGACAATGACTGCAACTTCTTCGACTGCGTTTCAAAGTGTGACAAGAGTAAAAACAGATGTGGGTCTAAACGCAAAAACAGCAACCTACAGGTGGGTGAACCTCTTATTACAGTCCTctcatatacaaaacaacaattatttaacaattataaaataGTTTGAAGCAATTCATGTATATtgccaacccagtctcaccccatggcatcaatatttgacgacacttgaccatgcgtcaatatgttgacgcggagggtatacctttcgcgtcatttttgacgaactggggacttcaatactattatgttcgttgcattctctttcctattttcttaccattttcgcgtcggtttagggttagatttacataatgacatccctacccaaacctaactctaaccccaacgccaggtgacaactgtttaatttcgcgtatctaactctaaccccaacgccaggtgacaactgtttaatttcgcgtacctaactctaaccccaacgccaggtgacaactgtttaattttgcgtacactgtttaattttgcgtaatctaaccctaaaccgacgcgaaaatggtaagaaaataggaaagagaatg of Paramisgurnus dabryanus chromosome 22, PD_genome_1.1, whole genome shotgun sequence contains these proteins:
- the dipk1c gene encoding divergent protein kinase domain 1C, which translates into the protein MRGSLRRALGSARRGCFFRWLGVKVCRRSVLLVVLVWLVSWLFLNGLVFVHRNMFSDFCTDDKSKQILQRVCDDYQQGVLTGDLCEDLCVAGHVEYKRCLYYENGKKVMSANWRGVPVVLKSKLENFSSYEALALLEYQDAAGGTGVEEELSPLDVVFYATLEIKNSLGLETETNMTLPRLWGQRLKEKERTYSRAELASLWALLQQEEYIFLRVLQDLTHHVAKILGSCGHFYAVEFLAAGHAWDQHIFSLEELSLSPSPSPWSGGERMLTARDMVPRVALSFLEMVEHFENDFTHRLHLCDIKPENFAIRKDLTVVAIDVDMAFFEPKMQDILEQNCTSDNDCNFFDCVSKCDKSKNRCGSKRKNSNLQVICEKIFRSWFSPTLLGAKAGLPLQVELQRAVQECAETDGGEDAGRRRAVRQQLQGLLTELIEEDTESRGEGREHKMRRVHTSLNF